A genomic region of Pseudorca crassidens isolate mPseCra1 chromosome 10, mPseCra1.hap1, whole genome shotgun sequence contains the following coding sequences:
- the LOC137232248 gene encoding uncharacterized protein, producing the protein MMEEERGPSVGTRSRRAISPDSTALPLREYGPPDGQGNRPLQYWPFSSADLYNWKMHNPTFSENPQALTALIESLVFSHQPTWDDCQQLLQTLLTTEERQRVLLEARKNVLGANGQPTQLPNEIDTGFPLVRPNWDFNAPEGRERLKMYRQALVAGLHGAARRPTNLAKVREVTQGPQESPTVFLERLMEAFRRFTPYDPTSEGHRATIAMAFIDQAAPDIKKKLQRLDGLQGFSLQELVKEADKVYNKRETEEEKEERKQKEQEAREIRRDKRQERNLSKILATVVGGRNIGDRNRQEGRTADRRRPLDKDQCAYCKEKGHWARECPKKKNGGRPTKNKILTLKEED; encoded by the coding sequence atgatggaagaagaaaggggtccctcagtgggcactaggagccggagggctatctccccggactccactgccctacctcttagagaatatggcccccccgatggccaagggaatagacctctccaatattggcccttttcctctgcagatctttataattggaaaatgcataacccaactttttccgaaaatccacaggcccttaccgctttaatagaatctcttgttttctcccaccagcccacatgggatgattgtcagcagctgctccagactctcctaacgactgaggagaggcaacgggttcttttagaagccagaaaaaatgtattaggcgccaatgggcaacctacccagctgcctaacgagattgatactggtttcccactcgtcaggccaaactgggatttcaatgccccggaaggtagggagcgcctgaaaatgtatcgccaggctctggtggcgggtctccatggagcggccagacggcccactaatttggctaaggtaagggaagtaactcaggggccccaggaatcgccaactgtgttcctggaacgtttaatggaagcctttagacgctttaccccttatgatccaacttcggagggacatagggctactatagcaatggctttcatagatcaagcggcccctgatattaagaagaaattacagaggctagatggcttgcagggattttcgcttcaggagttagtaaaagaggcagataaagtatataacaaaagagaaacagaggaagagaaggaagaaagaaagcagaaagagcaggaagcccgtgaaataagacgggataagagacaggagaggaatttaagtaagatactggccactgtggttggaggaagaaatataggggatagaaataggcaggaagggcgaacggcagacagaaggcggccattagacaaggaccaatgtgcctactgtaaagaaaaaggacattgggcgagagaatgccctaagaaaaagaatggaggaaggccaaccaaaaacaaaatcttaacattgaaagaagaagactag
- the LOC137232261 gene encoding solute carrier family 22 member 14-like — RATGLGLLSLVWAAGGISSLIVVNQNIAILPVFLCCISAFVALFFCVKLPETQDQPIPDSLEHLPPERRTLSEDMSSEDMLCDDVTEEVAKNTIFNATMTNMDQDSLSNLSLQSGEGEIDKTGGLRARPPDDLGLELSGRIWGCGSQTMISGPSPAWWGQGQSCPEASPGDPKMAPSRGARVRFIPIKVPRWT; from the exons AGGGCGACAGGTCTGGGGCTACTGTCTTTGGTCTGGGCTGCTGGAGGTATCTCATCCTTGATAGTCGTCAACCAGAACATCGCCATCCTACCCGTCTTTCTCTGCTGCATCTCAGCCTTCGTGGCTTTGTTCTTCTGCGTCAAGCTGCCAGAAACGCAAGATCAGCCCATCCCTGACAGCCTGGAGCACCTTCCGCCAGAGAGAAG GACCTTGAGCGAGGACATGTCGAGCGAGGACATGTTATGTGACGATGTGACAGAGGAAGTGGCCAAGAACACCATTTTCAACGCCACGATGACAAATATGGACCAAGACAGTCTCTCCAACCTGTCTTTGCAATCTGGAGAAGGGGAAATAGACAAAACAGGAGGACTGAGGGCCAGGCCCCCAGATGATCTCGGGCTGGAGTTGAGTGGCCGGATCTGGGGCTGTGGATCTCAGACCATGATTTCCGGTCCCAGTCCAGCTTGGTGGGGGCAGGGTCAGTCCTGCCCCGAGGCCAGCCCTGGAGATCCAAAAATGGCCCCTTCTCGGGGAGCTAGGGTGAGATTCATTCCAATAAAGGTACCACGTTGGACTTGA